In Lemur catta isolate mLemCat1 chromosome 1, mLemCat1.pri, whole genome shotgun sequence, one DNA window encodes the following:
- the PIF1 gene encoding ATP-dependent DNA helicase PIF1, producing MLSGAAAAECEDAELRCRVAVEELSPGGQPRRRQALRSAELSLGRNERRELMLRLRAPGAAERPRCFPLRAARLFTRFAAAGRSTLRVPAHGAPGASAVQLLLSDCPPDRLRRFLRTLRLKLAAAPGPRPASARAQLLGPRPRDFVTISPVQPEELRRGATTRAPDTTLVTRPAEPQTGAEPSTEAPKWPLPVKRLSLPPTKPQLSEEQAAVLRVVLKGQSIFFTGSAGTGKSYLLKRILGSLPPTGTVATASTGVAACHIGGTTLHAFAGIGSGQAPLAQCVALAQRPGLRQGWLNCQRLVIDEISMVEADLFDKLEAVARAVRQQNKPFGGIQLIICGDFLQLPPVTKGSQPPKFCFQAKSWKRCVPVTLELTQVWRQADQTFVSLLQAVRLGRCSDEVTRQLQATATNKVGRDGIVATRLCTHQDDVALTNKRRLQELPDKVHSFEAVDSHPELAQTLDAQCPVSRLLQLKLGAQVMLVKNLAVSRGLVNGTRGVVVGFEAEGRGLPQVRFLCGVTEVIHADRWTVQATGGQLLSRQQLPLQLAWAISIHKSQGMSLDCVEISLGRVFASGQAYVALSRARSLQGLRVLDFDPTVVRCDPRVLHFYATLRRDRGLSLESPNDEEAASDQENMDPNL from the exons ATGCTCtccggcgcggcggcggcggaaTGCGAGGACGCGGAGCTGCGGTGCCGCGTGGCTGTGGAGGAGCTGAGCCCCGGCGGGCAGCCGCGCAGACGCCAGGCCCTGCGCAGCGCCGAGCTGAGCCTGGGTCGTAACGAGCGCCGCGAGCTGATGCTGCGGCTGCGGGCGCCGGGCGCGGCGGAGCGGCCGCGTTGCTTCCCGCTGCGCGCCGCGCGCCTCTTCACGCGTTTCGCCGCGGCCGGGCGCAGCACGCTGCGGGTCCCCGCCCACGGCGCTCCCGGGGCCAGCGCCGTGCAGCTGCTGCTCTCCGACTGCCCCCCGGACCGCCTTCGCCGCTTCCTGCGCACGCTGCGCCTCAAGCTGGCTGCGGCCCCGGGTCCCCGGCCGGCCTCCGCCCGCGCGCAGCTGCTCGGCCCGAGGCCCCGCGACTTCGTCACCATCAGCCCCGTGCAGCCCGAGGAGCTGCGGCGTGGAGCGACCACGCGGGCTCCGGACACCACGCTGGTGACGCGGCCCGCGGAGCCCCAGACTGGGGCCGAACCTAGCACT GAAGCCCCAAAGTGGCCCCTGCCTGTGAAGAGGCTGAGCTTGCCCCCCACCAAGCCCCAGCTTTCTGAGGAGCAGGCTGCTGTGCTGCGGGTCGTCCTAAAAGGCCAGAGCATTTTCTTCACTGGGAGCGCAG GGACAGGGAAGTCATACCTGCTGAAACGTATCCTGGGCTCGCTGCCCCCCACAGGCACTGTGGCTACTGCCAGCACCGGGGTGGCAGCATGCCACATCGGGGGCACCACCCTCCATGCCTTTGCAG GCATCGGTTCAGGGCAGGCTCCCCTGGCCCAGTGTGTGGCCCTGGCCCAAAGGCCAGGCCTGCGGCAGGGCTGGCTAAACTGCCAGCGGCTGGTCATTGACGAGATATCAATGGTGGAGGCGGATCTGTTCGACAAGCTGGAGGCTGTGGCCAG AGCTGTTCGGCAACAGAACAAGCCATTCGGAGGAATCCAGCTCATCATCTGTGGGGACTTCCTGCAGCTGCCGCCTGTGACAAAGGGCTCCCAGCCCCCCAAGTTCTGCTTCCAG gccaAGAGCTGGAAGAGGTGTGTACCAGTGACCCTGGAGCTGACTCAGGTGTGGAGACAGGCAGACCAGACCTTCGTCTCTCTGCTACAGGCTgtgaggctgggcag GTGCTCAGATGAGGTGACTCGCCAGCTCCAGGCCACAGCCACCAACAAGGTAGGGCGGGATGGGATTGTGGCCACGAGGCTCTGCACCCACCAGGATGATGTGGCCCTCACCAACAAGAGGCGGCTGCAGGAACTGCCAG ATAAGGTACATAGCTTTGAGGCTGTGGACAGCCACCCCGAGCTAGCCCAGACCCTGGATGCCCAGTGTCCCGTTAGCCGGCTCCTGCAGCTAAAGCTGGGGGCTCAG GTGATGCTGGTGAAGAACTTAGCGGTGTCCCGGGGCCTGGTGAATGGCACCCGAGGGGTGGTAGTCGGGTTCGAGGCCGAAGGGAGAG GGCTGCCGCAGGTACGGTTCCTGTGTGGAGTCACTGAGGTCATCCACGCTGACCGCTGGACCGTGCAGGCCACCGGGGGCCAGCTCCTCAGCCGGCAGCAGCTGCCCCTCCAGCTGGCCTGGGCGATCTCCATCCACAAGAGCCAA GGCATGTCCCTGGATTGTGTGGAGATCTCTCTGGGCCGTGTGTTTGCCAGTGGCCAGGCCTACGTGGCCCTGTCCCGGGCCCGCAGCCTGCAGGGCCTGCGTGTACTGGACTTTGACCCCACAGTGGTTCGCTGTGACCCCCGTGTGCTGCATTTCTATGCCACCCTGCGGCGGGACAGGGGCCTCAGTCTG GAGTCCCCAAATGATGAGGAGGCAGCCTCAGACCAGGAGAACATGGACCCaaacctctga